In Rhodamnia argentea isolate NSW1041297 chromosome 11, ASM2092103v1, whole genome shotgun sequence, one genomic interval encodes:
- the LOC115744119 gene encoding citrate-binding protein-like, translated as MTRILLSISLFLDLVHCIASWEPVDPTKGFVSLPLNRSNFVVQRPYDVPEAERYSFEHGVHKLWVFSSDKPHTPTSRTNPRTEIRITGYDYSSGVWQFEGHGYVPCGTSGVCIMQVFGASPHATTLMLRVYNSSLYYYRNPVLVENIHNRWFKLNVIHDVNASTVKIYIDGQLKMVAPGRGGASHYFKCGVYAQDDASYYMESRWKGVKVLKICD; from the exons atgactcGCATTCTTCTTTCAATCTCTCTGTTCTTAGACCTCGTCCACTGCATTGCCTCTTGGGAACCCGTCGATCCGACGAAAGGGTTCGTGTCTCTTCCCTTGAATCGATCCAACTTCGTCGTTCAACGACCCTACGACGTGCCTGAAGCTGAGCGGTATTCCTTCGAACATGGCGTTCACAAGCTCTGGGTGTTTTCCAGCGACAAGCCTCACACGCCGACAAGCCGAACCAACCCTCGCACGGAGATCCGCATCACC GGATATGATTATTCCTCCGGAGTGTGGCAATTCGAAGGACACGGGTACGTGCCGTGCGGAACATCGGGCGTGTGCATCATGCAAGTCTTCGGGGCGAGCCCTCACGCCACAACCCTAATGCTCCGAGTCTATAACAGCTCGCTGTACTATTACAGGAACCCGGTCTTGGTCGAGAACATACACAACAGGTGGTTCAAGCTAAACGTGATACACGACGTGAATGCCTCCACCGTGAAGATCTACATAGACGGACAGCTGAAGATGGTGGCTCCCGGTCGCGGCGGGGCTTCACATTACTTCAAGTGCGGGGTGTATGCACAAGATGATGCTTCCTACTATATGGAGTCGCGTTGGAAGGGAGTCAAGGTTCTCAAGATATGTGATTGA
- the LOC115744058 gene encoding uncharacterized protein LOC115744058 produces MALGIMEGGENSPSDEEVTSFGHYLNDFDIDIMMMWLCIVMIDKSMHTKEPIRDSRLSGPEWMRELLCGHSDRIYEAFRLERHVFLNLCDLMRARGWLKDNWYVKVDEQVGIFLSLIGHGNSNRELCERFQRSGETVSKYFTDVLKAFIKLAKENIKPPSFDVVPEEILMDHNHKRYFKGCICAIDGTHINASVPVSKQIPYRGGKGITTRNVLCVCSFDMKFTFICAGWEGSANDCESFRQHWRLLDCNFLDHHQANTMS; encoded by the exons atGGCATTAGGTATTATGGAAGGGGGAGAAAATAGTCCGTCTGATGAGGAGGTAACATCGTTTGGACATTACTTGAATGACTTTGATATTGACATAATGATGATGTGGCTGTGCATTGTCATGATTGACAAGTCTATGCATACGAAAGAACCTATTAGGGACAGTCGGTTGTCGGGACCGGAATGGATGAGGGAGCTTCTTTGTGGACATTCTGATAGAATATATGAAGCTTTTAGGTTGGAAAGACATGTGTTTTTGAACCTGTGTGATTTAATGAGAGCAAGAGGCTGGTTGAAAGATAATTGGTATGTTAAGGTAGATGAACAAGTTGGGATCTTTTTATCTTTGATTGGTCATGGTAACTCTAATAGAGAGTTATGTGAGAGATTTCAACGCTCGGGAGAAACTGTCAGCAAGTATTTCACCGATGTGTTGAAAGCATTTATCAAACTAGCAAAGGAGAATATCAAACCACCTTCATTTGATGTTGTCCCGGAGGAGATTCTTATGGATCATAACCATAAACGCTACTTCAAG GGCTGCATATGTGCTATTGATGGCACCCATATTAATGCTTCCGTCCCCGTGTCGAAGCAAATCCCATATAGAGGCGGGAAAGGGATTACCACTCGGAATGTGTTGTGCGTTTGTtcatttgacatgaaatttactTTCATTTGTGCTGGGTGGGAAGGATCTGCCAACGATTGTGAGTCCTTTCGGCAACACTGGAGACTCCTCGACTGCAATTTCCTCGACCACCACCAG gcaaataCTATGTCGTAG
- the LOC115744062 gene encoding citrate-binding protein-like, translated as MTILAILLCLSLGYLVPHQVDAQTQIHPSVGFLPIPLNQSNFVVQRSYDVPVDQRYSFKDGAHTLYVFDTDKPHSPTSKTGPRTKVRIHGYDYSSGVWQFEGQGYVPSGTTGVCIMQVFGTVGHETTAMLRVYNGTLYYHSRQVLVENIYDRWFQLNVIHDIDDSNVKIYIDGQLKYEAPGSGGASHYFKFGVYSQDNKSHCMESRWKDVKVLKMLTF; from the exons ATGACAATCCTTGCAATTCTTTTGTGCTTGAGCCTCGGTTATTTGGTGCCACACCAAGTTGATGCTCAGACGCAGATTCATCCGTCAGTAGGGTTCTTGCCTATTCCGCTGAATCAATCCAACTTCGTCGTGCAAAGGTCGTATGACGTGCCGGTAGATCAGAGATACAGCTTCAAAGATGGAGCTCACACGCTGTACGTGTTCGACACCGACAAGCCTCACTCCCCCACAAGCAAAACCGGGCCACGCACCAAAGTTCGTATCCAT GGATATGACTATTCCTCCGGAGTGTGGCAATTCGAAGGGCAAGGATACGTGCCAAGCGGAACGACGGGCGTCTGCATCATGCAAGTGTTCGGGACCGTTGGTCACGAGACGACCGCCATGCTTCGGGTCTACAATGGCACACTGTACTACCACAGTCGCCAAGTCTTGGTTGAGAACATCTACGATAGATGGTTCCAGCTCAATGTGATCCACGACATCGACGACTCCAATGTGAAGATCTACATCGACGGCCAACTCAAGTATGAGGCTCCGGGCAGCGGCGGGGCTTCTCACTATTTTAAGTTCGGGGTTTATAGTCAAGATAATAAATCTCACTGCATGGAGTCACGTTGGAAGGACGTTAAGGTTCTCAAGATGTTGACGTTCTGA
- the LOC115744057 gene encoding AP2-associated protein kinase 1: MWRFKPFAQKEQTGLEGRTIDIGNVKVHVRNIIAEGGFSCVYLARDALHMSRQFALKHMICNDEESLGVAMNEISVMKSLAGHPNVVALHAHTVLDMGRTKEVLLLMDFCEKSLVSVLESRGAAHFEEKQILVMFRDVCNAVFAMHCQSPPVAHRDLKAENLLLGTDGLWKLCDFGSTSTNHKRFEKPEEMGIEEDNIRKHTTPAYRAPEMWDLFRKEVLNEKVDIWALGCLLFRICYLKSAFDGESKLQILNGNYRIPELPKYSSFITDLINDMLQASPDDRPDITQVWFRVNEQLPVGQQKSLPDRPPEMQPAEIHEGIPKSTNRVSPVPRRSPPPPPSYSDSVKSSPHIKAGGSGGQLGAFWSSLHAKDSVVGEDNTGPHFDEEPTSHRTSKLDREHAENHTFPKNAHPKKEVNVQPQPTRRSAHGQNYLRPEGNQHKDFEINFFQKDSDHGNERPGASKPENAAIFQDNSFNTFVAEFDTKKFGSGIGNHGMQKEEDLEVELERLKEHLKQANLEKTEITSKYEKLSAICRSQRQEIQELKQALAARAASPSRDDMRNQTPTRTESSAAATPLEEARKTNWDIRQEKVEKHLRSSEPTSWQAFADDPKPRQPLTRDTTAKSVRMRNGQQSKQGTQAASNYETWGFGSESFTAMPNASSQMSKPIREGSTSQRFGDSKFMENKSSSQPAGWAGF, encoded by the exons ATGTGGAGGTTCAAGCCGTTCGCGCAGAAAGAACAGACTGGACTCGAAGGCCGCACGATCGACATTGGGAACGTCAAAGTACATGTCCGGAACATCATCGCCGAGGGTGGGTTCTCTTGCGTTTACTTGGCCCGGGATGCGCTGCATATGTCCAGACAGTTTGCTCTGAAGCACATGATTTGCAATGACGAGGAGTCGCTGGGAGTCGCGATGAATGAGATCTCAGTCATGAAATCGCTGGCGGGGCATCCGAACGTTGTCGCGCTTCATGCCCACACTGTCCTGGACATGGGACGGACCAAAGAAGTTCTGCTTTTGATGGATTTCTGCGAGAAGTCCCTGGTTAGTGTGTTGGAGAGCAGAGGAGCTGCGCATTTTGAGGAGAAACAGATATTGGTGATGTTCAGGGATGTTTGTAATGCCGTTTTCGCAATGCACTGCCAGTCGCCTCCCGTTGCTCATAG GGACTTGAAGGCCGAGAATCTTTTGTTGGGGACTGATGGACTGTGGAAGCTGTGTGATTTCGGAAGCACCTCTACCAATCACAAACGGTTTGAGAAGCCTGAAGAAATGGGTATTGAAGAAGACAATATCAGGAAGCACACAACACCTGCATACAGGGCTCCCGAG ATGTGGGATTTATTCCGGAAGGAGGTCCTGAATGAAAAAGTAGATATATGG GCTCTTGGATGCCTCCTCTTTCGAATTTGCTACTTGAAATCTGCATTTGATGGAGAGTCCAAGTTACAAATTCTGAACGGGAATTATCGTATTCCGGAGTTACCAAAATACAGCTCTTTCATCACGGATCTAATTAATGACATGCTTCAAGCTTCTCCAGATGACAGACCAGACATCACGCAG GTATGGTTCCGTGTTAATGAGCAGTTACCTGTTGGACAGCAAAAGTCTTTGCCTGATCGGCCCCCAGAAATGCAACCAGCAGAGATTCATGAAG GCATTCCAAAGTCCACAAATCGGGTGTCACCAGTGCCTCGTAGAAGTCCACCACCCCCACCTTCATATAGTGACTCAGTCAAATCGTCACCTCATATTAAAGCAGGTGGAAGTGGGGGGCAGCTTGGTGCTTTCTGGTCAAGTCTGCATGCGAAGGATTCAGTTGTTGGTGAGGATAATACTGGCCCACATTTCGATGAAGAACCAACAAGTCATAGAACGTCAAAACTTGATAGAGAGCATGCAGAGAATCATACCTTCCCCAAGAACGCTCATCCGAAGAAAGAGGTAAATGTACAACCACAACCTACTCGGAGGAGTGCGCATGGACAAAACTACCTTAGGCCCGAGGGCAATCAACATAAAGACTTTGAGATAAACTTCTTCCAAAAAGATTCAGACCATGGTAACGAGAGACCCGGAGCGTCAAAGCCTGAAAATGCGGCCATTTTCCAAGATAATAGTTTCAATACCTTCGTTGCTGAATTTGATACCAAAAAATTTGGCTCTGGCATCGGTAATCACGGTATGCAGAAGGAAGAAGATTTGGAGGTAGAATTAGAGAGGCTAAAAGAGCATCTGAAGCAGGCAAACTTAGAGAAAACTGAGATAACTTCTAAATATGAAAAGCTATCTGCCATCTGCCGATCTCAGAGGCAGGAAATACAAGAACTCAAACAAGCTCTTGCTGCTAGAGCTGCATCACCAAGCAGGGACGATATGAGAAATCAAACCCCTACTAGAACCGAGTCGTCTGCCGCTGCTACG CCATTAGAGGAAGCTAGAAAAACCAACTGGGACATCCGTCAGGAAAAAGTTGAGAAGCATCTTCGAAGCTCAGAACCAACATCATGGCAGGCTTTCGCTGATGATCCTAAGCCAAGGCAGCCTCTTACAAGGGATACCACCGCCAAATCTGTTAGGATGAGAAATGGTCAACAAAGTAAGCAGGGCACTCAAGCAGCATCTAATTATGAGACATGGGGCTTTGGGTCGGAGAGTTTTACTGCTATGCCCAATGCCAGCTCTCAGATGTCAAAACCCATTCGAGAAGGAAGCACTTCCCAGCGGTTTGGCGATTCAAAGTTCATGGAGAACAAATCATCTTCTCAACCTGCAGGATGGGCTGGTTTCTAA
- the LOC115744063 gene encoding citrate-binding protein-like: MTRLLLSISLCLAFVHHVASSGPTEGFVSLPLNRSNFDVQRPYDVPEDERYSFQHGVHKLWVYSSDKPHAPTSHTAPRTEIRIRGYDYSSGVWQFEGHGYVPRGTSGVCIMQVFGASPHATTAALVVYNGTLSYYTSTVLLENIYDRWFKLNVIHHVNASAVEIYIDGQFKMVAPGRGEASHYFKCGVYAQRYPSNCMESRWKEIKILKISD; this comes from the exons ATGACTCGCCTGCTTCTCTCGATTTCTCTGTGCCTAGCCTTCGTCCACCACGTTGCCTCTTCCGGACCAACGGAAGGGTTCGTGTCTCTTCCATTGAATCGATCCAACTTCGATGTTCAGCGACCCTACGACGTACCTGAGGATGAGCGGTATTCCTTCCAACATGGAGTTCACAAGCTTTGGGTGTACTCCAGTGACAAGCCTCACGCTCCCACAAGCCACACCGCGCCTCGCACCGAGATTCGCATCCGC GGTTATGATTATTCCTCCGGAGTGTGGCAATTCGAAGGACACGGATACGTGCCACGTGGGACATCCGGCGTGTGCATCATGCAAGTCTTCGGGGCGAGCCCTCACGCCACAACCGCAGCGCTTGTAGTCTACAACGGCACGCTGTCTTACTACACAAGCACGGTCTTGCTCGAGAACATCTACGACAGATGGTTCAAGTTGAACGTGATCCACCACGTGAACGCCTCCGCCGTGGAGATCTACATAGACGGACAGTTCAAGATGGTGGCTCCTGGTCGTGGTGAGGCTTCACATTACTTCAAATGCGGGGTTTATGCTCAACGTTATCCTTCCAATTGTATGGAGTCGCGGTGGAAGGAAATCAAGATTCTTAAGATAAGTGATTGA